A window of Aminivibrio sp. contains these coding sequences:
- a CDS encoding flagellin, whose amino-acid sequence RDLDMAKEMMNFTKLNILMQAGNSMLAQANQLPQNVLQLLR is encoded by the coding sequence CCGCGACCTCGACATGGCGAAGGAAATGATGAACTTCACGAAGCTGAACATCCTGATGCAGGCCGGCAACTCCATGCTTGCCCAGGCGAACCAGCTTCCCCAGAACGTGCTGCAGCTCCTCCGGTAA